In Silene latifolia isolate original U9 population chromosome X, ASM4854445v1, whole genome shotgun sequence, the following proteins share a genomic window:
- the LOC141620744 gene encoding uncharacterized protein LOC141620744, whose product MDEFREAMDECGLMDIGISGEPFTWWSRRGGSEAVFERLDRARVSPSFQEACPTTTLSHLEYDKSDHAPMSLSMFSATNQKKGRRFRFEDMWANREDCEDVVRGAWLETTGRNLGLIAMYKLDLCSRRLAQWSKIQVGDLRRRIEEMRNRMNFLDSCSHDLATVVERKSMCAKLDELLIVEEVFWRQLSRVSFLTKGDKNTKFFYLRASNRKRRNHISRLKDEEGSWVTGEENLRSLAMEHFNRMFSSSNPNHMDEALSCVVPCVS is encoded by the coding sequence ATGGATGAGTTTCGAGAAGCGATGGATGAGTGTGGGCTTATGGATATTGGTATCTCTGGGGAGCCTTTCACGTGGTGGAGTAGAAGGGGAGGTTCGGAAGCGGTTTTCGAGAGGCTTGATAGGGCTCGTGTGTCGCCATCCTTCCAGGAAGCATGCCCGACTACTACTCTGTCTCATTTGGAATATGACAAATCTGATCATGCCCCCATGAGTTTATCCATGTTTAGTGCTACAAATCAGAAGAAGGGACGGAGGTTTCGGTTTGAGGATATGTGGGCTAATAGGGAAGATTGTGAAGATGTTGTGCGTGGTGCCTGGTTGGAAACAACGGGGCGAAACCTCGGTCTCATTGCTATGTACAAATTGGACCTTTGTTCGAGACGACTTGCGCAATGGAGCAAAATTCAGGTTGGGGACCTTCGTAGGAGAATTGAGGAAATGAGGAACCGTATGAATTTCCTTGACTCGTGTTCTCATGACCTTGCTACGGTTGTTGAACGTAAGAGTATGTGTGCGAAGCTAGATGAGTTATTGATTGTGGAGGAGGTGTTTTGGCGCCAACTATCTCGGGTTAGCTTTTTGACAAAGGGTGACAAGAATACAAAATTTTTCTATCTTAGAGCATCGAATCGTAAACGGCGAAATCATATTAGTAGGCTTAAAGATGAGGAGGGAAGCTGGGTTACGGGTGAGGAGAACTTAAGGAGCCTTGCAATGGAGCACTTTAACAGAATGTTCTCTTCTTCAAACCCAAATCATATGGATGAAGCTTTGTCTTGTGTGGTTCCGTGTGTTTCCTGA
- the LOC141620746 gene encoding uncharacterized protein LOC141620746, whose translation MEINVVADWFVNEPKAWNEDLLRLHLYEFEVREILRIPLCATDECDNLVWNPTRDRCYTVKSGYHFIRSQKEIKKGSGASSEGRGLWSRIWKLELPPKIKNFIWRVCKGALPCGINVQKCVVEADPTCQRCLRDIESEVHALVGCPFAQEVWEVASMDDELFEAGGGGRMVNTVDFILKRLQHDEVCRFMVVLWACWNGRNKAYHSDEQVEPQVVLEKAMSFWHSWRVVHCAW comes from the coding sequence ATGGAAATCAATGTTGTGGCCGATTGGTTTGTGAATGAGCCAAAAGCTTGGAATGAGGACCTTCTCCGACTACATTTGTATGAATTCGAGGTTCGTGAAATTCTCCGTATTCCTTTGTGTGCTACTGATGAGTGTGATAATCTGGTTTGGAATCCTACTCGGGATAGGTGCTATACGGTTAAATCAGGTTATCACTTCATTCGTTCTCAAAAGGAGATCAAAAAGGGAAGTGGTGCATCAAGTGAGGGGCGTGGATTATGGTCACGTATTTGGAAGCTTGAACTACCTCCTAAAATCAAAAATTTCATATGGAGAGTTTGCAAAGGGGCTCTCCCTTGCGGGATTAATGTGCAGAAATGTGTTGTGGAAGCGGATCCGACTTGCCAGCGTtgtttaagagatattgaaagtGAGGTTCATGCTTTAGTTGGCTGCCCTTTTGCTCAGGAAGTCTGGGAGGTTGCGAGTATGGATGATGAGCTATTTGAGGCCGGGGGTGGTGGAAGGATGGTAAATACTGTGGATTTCATATTGAAGCGATTGCAGCATGATGAAGTGTGCAGGTTCATGGTAGTATTGTGGGCGTGTTGGAATGGCCGTAACAAAGCATATCATAGTGATGAACAAGTTGAGCCTCAGGTCGTTTTGGAGAAAGCTATGAGTTTCTGGCATTCATGGCGAGTTGTACACTGTGCGTGGTAA
- the LOC141620747 gene encoding uncharacterized protein LOC141620747, with protein MGEDRVAWRPPANGEWKINVDAAVLGAMGSGLGVAVRDHTGKVERLGVFQVRDMWSSEIAEAKAAEFGLLTAKQMGLDNVVLESDSLILITMLMIERFPANYFSKIGKVVFDLASSFDCIKFSFTCRDGNVVAHGLAHFVLLSYSTRFWVGTVPSCIEPLVAIDAVGIS; from the coding sequence ATGGGGGAGGATAGAGTGGCTTGGCGGCCTCCTGCTAATGGGGAATGGAAAATTAATGTTGATGCAGCGGTGTTAGGTGCAATGGGCAGCGGTCTTGGTGTGGCTGTGCGAGATCATACGGGGAAGGTGGAACGTCTGGGTGTTTTTCAAGTCAGAGATATGTGGAGTTCGGAAATTGCGGAAGCAAAAGCTGCTGAATTCGGCCTACTGACAGCGAAACAGATGGGGTTGGATAATGTGGTTCTGGAATCAGATTCATTGATCTTAATTACCATGCTAATGATAGAGAGATTTCCGGCAAATTATTTTAGTAAAATCGGGAAAGTTGTCTTTGATTTAGCTAGTTCTTTTGATTGTATAAAGTTTAGTTTCACTTGTAGAGACGGTAATGTTGTGGCTCATGGTCTGGCTCACTTTGTACTGCTTTCATATTCGACGCGGTTTTGGGTTGGGACTGTCCCTTCATGCATTGAGCCTCTTGTTGCTATTGACGCTGTAGGTATCTCATAA
- the LOC141620748 gene encoding uncharacterized protein LOC141620748: MENLDNTIISDDSLNSIITTPYGNLVPTASAILESSNPLYLHPAESAHLIVVDNKLSGIDNYYEWKRQMEIALTIPYVTVKNLLYLYDLINSIFVYSRKVLKLTKNMRLRGGDSCSELAQIKEFSEWILKVGDGVAGDPNDGEVELKLPNDILIQHTGDHIASIVDAIYPSLENQLSNPEYLQERAILAPTHEIVDLVNDYVLSRIDGPEKIYFSSDEVSRDESNIGVRDLYSTEFVNSIKCPRLPNHELKLKVGAILMLLRNIDQSRGLCNGTRLIVTDLGSRVIRATVLSGSLKGDKVHIARITLTPSDSSKFPVQFDRGQFPVAVCFAMTINKSQGQSLAHVGLYLPRSVFTHGQRYVAISRVTSKKGLKILICDNDKRVSNRTNNVVYKEVLEKL; this comes from the coding sequence ATGGAAAATCTTGATAACACAATAATCTCTGATGACTCACTCAACAGTATCATAACAACCCCATATGGTAACTTGGTACCCACTGCCAGTGCCATCCTCGAATCATCTAACCCACTGTACTTGCATCCAGCTGAGAGTGCTCACCTCATTGTGGTAGACAATAAGCTCTCTGGAATTGACAACTACTATGAGTGGAAACGTCAGATGGAGATTGCATTAACTATTCCATATGTAACGGTTAAAAATTTACTTTACTTATATGACCTCATAAATTCCATATTTGTTTATTCACGCAAGGTATTGAAATTGACAAAAAACATGCGCCTTCGAGGCGGAGATTCGTGTTCCGAACTTGCTCAGATAAAGGAGTTTTCAGAATGGATACTAAAAGTTGGAGACGGGGTAGCTGGAGATCCGAATGATGGAGAAGTTGAATTAAAGTTGCCGAATGACATTTTGATTCAGCACACTGGAGATCATATCGCGTCGATTGTAGATGCCATTTACCCATCCCTCGAGAATCAACTATCGAATCCCGAGTATCTTCAGGAGAGGGCCATCCTTGCACCTACACATGAGATCGTTGATTTGGTTAATGACTACGTATTATCTCGAATAGATGGACCAGAGAAAATTTACTTCAGCTCAGACGAGGTTAGTAGAGATGAGAGTAATATTGGGGTCCGTGATTTGTACTCCACAGAATTTGTTAACTCTATTAAGTGCCCGAGGCTTCCAAATCACGAATTAAAGTTGAAGGTTGGTGCTATACTTATGCTTCTTCGAAACATCGACCAATCTCGCGGATTGTGCAACGGTACTCGGCTGATAGTGACAGATTTGGGATCACGTGTGATTAGAGCAACAGTTTTATCGGGTAGTCTTAAGGGCGATAAAGTGCATATTGCCCGTATTACACTTACTCCATCTGATTCCAGTAAGTTCCCGGTACAGTTTGACAGAGGACAATTCCCTGTTGCGGTGTGTTTTGCAATGACAATAAATAAGAGCCAAGGACAGTCACTAGCACATGTTGGGCTTTATCTTCCAAGGTCGGTGTTTACGCACGGTCAGCGCTATGTCGCTATTTCAAGAGTCACAAGCAAAAAGGGATTGAAGATTCTGATTTGCGATAATGATAAACGCGTGTCCAATAGAACAAATAACGTAGTGTATAAAGAAGTTCTTGAGAAGCTATAA
- the LOC141622056 gene encoding uncharacterized protein LOC141622056 → MLMMNPGEQIQEYVFDVVRDIVPKMNYTELLERKYEVAISLSEELQMVMGEYGYSLENALITNIVRKVTDEDNRQDDYHIMDKPPLPIVIEEGSTAQHIAHEDNRRDDETVVDEEPFPWAPEEVSFARHIAHEDNRQDDEIDGDEQPFPPSPEQGSMVQRIAHEDNGQGDETVMDEKPLPLDSEQGSIARHIAHEGKTEDDMIVIDEPWIPSVPEQGAVVQHITHEVKKKIRFPWLNRPCPLSMNKDQLLGILPTSRKGKMI, encoded by the exons ATGCTGATGATGAATCCTGGAGAACAGATTCAGGAATATGTTTTCGATG TGGTTCGCGATATTGTTCCGAAGATGAATTATACTGAGCTACTTGAAAGAAAATATGAGGTTGCTATATCGCTATCAGAGGAGCTACAGATG GTTATGGGAGAATATGGGTACAGCTTAGAGAATGCTCTGATAACTAACATTGTGCGCAAAGTGACGGATGAGGACAATAGACAAGATGATTATCATATCATGGACAAACCGCCCTTGCCCATCGTGATCGAAGAGGGCTCAACTGCTCAGCATATTGCCCACGAGGACAACAGACGAGATGATGAGACTGTCGTGGATGAAGAACCCTTTCCCTGGGCCCCCGAAGAAGTCTCATTTGCTCGCCATATTGCCCACGAGGACAATAGACAAGATGATGAGATAGACGGGGATGAACAACCCTTTCCCCCGAGCCCTGAACAAGGCTCAATGGTTCAACGTATTGCCCACGAGGACAATGGACAAGGTGATGAGACTGTCATGGATGAAAAACCCTTGCCTTTAGACTCTGAACAAGGCTCAATTGCTCGACATATTGCTCACGAGGGAAAAACAgaagatgatatgattgtcataGATGAACCATGGATTCCCTCGGTCCCTGAACAAGGCGCAGTTGTTCAGCATATTACCCATGAGGTAAAAAAAAAGATTCGGTTCCCTTGGTTGAATCGCCCTTGCCCTTTGTCTATGAACAAGGACCAATTGCTCGGCATATTGCCCACGAGCAGAAAAGGCAAGATGATTTGA
- the LOC141618205 gene encoding peptidyl-prolyl cis-trans isomerase FKBP53-like: MTFWGVEVKPDEPFTLKSEDFGGTLMLTQATLGHGSSSEKSILQVKVGDKNPIFICSLLPEKSESFSLNLEFDEEDDVTFSVLGPTSIHLSGMFQEAEPEGEYDGDEFDSDPFGEGIAETDSEDSEFESEDDSEDDLDDDDDMPLYPPSTARKSGVVIEEIEDEEKPVSVKAGNKQAKKNKENAKLQENTGGKIIEKGKAKEKKNGANDDGEATGSLKRKVDAMDKDQEPKINGTDAIEGDSSKKKNKKNKKKKAKIENDETVANSKQNDTDVATPKQVKDKEENKTSKAVTETKQPKDKPAKVKTFPNGLIIEDVEMGKPSGRTASRGKKVSVRYIGKLKKGGKIFDSNTSGKPFKFRLGAGEVIKGWDVGVEGMRVGGKRRLTIPPTMGYGSAGAKPQIPANAWLVFDVELVEVA; this comes from the exons ATGACTTTCTGGG GTGTTGAAGTGAAACCAGATGAACCCTTTACCTTAAAGTCTGAAGATTTTGGTGGGACTCTTATGTTAACTCAG GCAACATTGGGACACGGTTCATCATCCGAGAAGAGCATTCTTCAAGTTAAAGTAGGAGACAAGAATCCAATCTTTATCTGCAGTCTATTACCTGAAAAATCGGAGAGTTTCTCATTGAACCTTGAATTTGACGAGGAGGATGATGTGACGTTTTCCGTACTGGGACCAACTAGCATTCACCTCTCTGGCATGTTTCAAGAAGCAGAACCAGAAGGCGAGTATGATGGAGATGAATTTGATTC TGATCCTTTTGGTGAAGGTATTGCGGAGACTGATTCAGAGGACAGTGAATTTGAATCTGAAGATGATTCTGAGGATgatcttgatgatgatgatgatatgccCTTGTATCCACCTTCAACTGCTCGCAAAAGTGGAG TTGTTATAGAGGAGATAGAGGATGAGGAGAAGCCTGTAAGCGTAAAAGCTGGAAACAAACAAGCCAAGAAGaataaagaaaatgcaaaactTCAAGAGAACACGGGAGGTAAAATAATCGAGAAGGGCAAGGCAAAGGAAAAGAAGAATGGTGCAAATGATGATGGCGAGGCTACTGGCAGTTTGAAACGAAAAGTTGATGCCATGGATAAGGATCAAGAACCAAAAAT TAATGGCACTGATGCTATTGAGGGAGATTCTTCtaagaagaagaataagaagaacAAGAAAAAGAAAGCTAAGATAGAGAATGATGAAACGGTAGCAAACTCGAAGCAAAATGATACCGATGTTGCAACTCCGAAGCAGGTCAAGgataaagaagaaaataaaacttCTAAAGCAGTTACGGAAACAAAGCAGCCTAAAGATAAGCCAGCcaaagtcaaaacttttcctaATGGGCTTATTATTGAGGATGTGGAGATGGGTAAACCAAGTGGTAGAACAGCATCACGTGGAAAAAAG GTTAGTGTTCGCTACATCGGGAAGCTGAAGAAGGGTGGCAAAATTTTCGACTCTAACACTAGCGGAAAACCTTTCAAGTTTCGTCTAG GGGCTGGTGAAGTGATTAAGGGGTGGGACGTTGGTGTTGAAG GCATGCGTGTTGGAGGTAAAAGAAGGCTCACAATTCCACCTACTATGGG TTATGGTTCTGCTGGTGCCAAGCCTCAAATCCCTGCCAATGCTTGGCTGGTGTTTGACGTTGAATTGGTCGAGGTTGCTTGA
- the LOC141618207 gene encoding AT-hook motif nuclear-localized protein 7-like gives MDGKEDISSGVSMRADGAPQGFYMAPRPENPVPGIHQQTGAPNMGAPNMGVIGVKKKMGRPRKYAPDGSPSTALSPMPISASIPLTGDLSGWKQPRARGFQALKKPPKVEFENLGDRLACLVGANFTPHVITVNTGEDVAMKILSFSQQESRAICVLSASGSISNVTLRQPNSSGGTLTYEGRFEILSLSGSFMPTDNGVVKSRSGGMSVSLAGPDGRVFGGGLAGLLVAATPIQVVLGSFLPGQNQDNKPKKPRIDSVTPVIPAVVNPVPGGGYGMQKVNSTSPPSFHAGNPPSMNSTLFHRDIEGDNNASSDGDSDNDDFDDGDDNSPLNLEISG, from the exons ATGGATGGTAAGGAAGATATAAGTTCTGGGGTTTCAATGAGAGCTGATGGAGCTCCACAGGGGTTTTATATGGCACCTAGACCCGAAAACCCGGTCCCGGGTATCCATCAACAGACTGGGGCTCCAAATATGGGAGCTCCTAATATGGGGGTTATTGGGGTGAAAAAGAAGATGGGTAGGCCTAGGAAATATGCTCCTGATGGTTCACCATCGACTGCATTGTCGCCAATGCCCATTTCAGCTTCTATACCCTTGACCGGAGATTTGTCCGGTTGGAAACAGCCTAGAGCCAGAGGTTTTCAGGCCTTAAAGAAGCCACCTAAAGTGGAGTTTGAAAATCTAG GTGATCGGCTTGCATGTCTCGTAGGTGCAAACTTCACACCCCATGTGATCACTGTAAATACAGGGGAG GATGTTGCGATGAAGATCTTATCATTTTCTCAACAAGAATCACGTGCTATATGTGTTCTGTCTGCAAGTGGTTCGATTTCAAACGTCACTCTTCGTCAGCCTAACTCTTCTGGAGGCACTCTGACATATGAA GGCCGTTTTGAGATACTATCTTTGTCTGGATCTTTTATGCCCACTGACAACGGTGTAGTGAAGAGCAGATCTGGAGGCATGAGTGTCTCATTGGCCGGACCTGATGGGCGTGTCTTTGGTGGAGGACTAGCTGGCCTACTTGTTGCCGCTACCCCTATTCAG GTGGTGCTAGGGAGTTTCTTGCCTGGTCAAAATCAAGACAACAAACCCAAAAAGCCGAGAATCGATTCTGTGACCCCTGTCATACCAGCTGTCGTTAACCCTGTTCCGGGAGGAGGCTACGGAATGCAGAAGGTTAACTCCACATCCCCACCCTCTTTCCATGCCGGAAATCCACCTTCTATGAACTCCACCCTGTTCCATAGGGACATAGAAGGTGACAATAATGCCTCCAGTGACGGAGATTCTGATAATGATGATTTTGACGATGGTGACGATAATAGCCCTTTGAACTTGGAGATTTCTGGCTGA